From one Gracilibacillus salinarum genomic stretch:
- a CDS encoding SprT family protein, translating to MSVMSQIVLEKLTQEISEKEFRKPFVDDVCFNNRLRTTGGRYLPGKRLIELNPKYFDELGFDEFVGIIKHELCHYHLHIEGKGYQHRDREFRELLKQTNSPRFCNPLPSKQNDFKYQYQCSDCEQVYNRRKRMNVNRYRCGKCRGRLTLLRKT from the coding sequence ATGTCAGTAATGTCACAAATAGTATTAGAAAAATTAACACAAGAAATCTCAGAGAAAGAGTTCCGCAAACCGTTTGTAGATGACGTATGTTTTAATAACAGATTAAGGACAACAGGTGGGAGGTACTTACCTGGGAAGAGGTTAATTGAACTGAACCCAAAATATTTTGATGAACTAGGTTTTGATGAGTTTGTAGGAATAATCAAGCATGAGCTATGCCACTATCATCTTCATATAGAAGGAAAAGGGTATCAGCATCGTGATCGTGAATTTAGAGAACTGCTTAAACAGACGAATTCACCGCGATTTTGTAATCCGTTACCGTCGAAACAAAATGACTTTAAATACCAATATCAATGTTCTGACTGTGAACAAGTCTATAATAGAAGAAAAAGAATGAACGTAAACAGGTATCGTTGCGGTAAATGCCGCGGTCGTTTAACCTTATTGAGAAAAACTTAA
- the sigB gene encoding RNA polymerase sigma factor SigB, producing the protein MTTKSRPHNNQEDEVYEWIRTFQKDPDNQLIQEKIVLTYQKLVKSLARKYAKNEMIYEDLEQVGMLGLLAAIRRYDPDVGKSFESFAIPTIIGEIKRFIRDKTWSVHVPRRIKELGPKIKKATEVLTTDNQKSPSIKEIAEYLEVSEEEVLETMEMSQSYNALSVDRKIEADADGSEVSILDLIGNQDQGFEDVDRQLLLEKIMPILNEREQIILKYTYFENKSQKETGEVLGISQMHVSRIQRHALKKLREALLAENMEAMR; encoded by the coding sequence ATGACGACCAAATCACGACCTCACAATAATCAAGAGGATGAAGTGTACGAGTGGATTCGCACCTTCCAAAAAGATCCAGATAATCAATTGATTCAAGAGAAAATTGTTCTAACTTATCAAAAGCTCGTGAAATCATTAGCAAGAAAGTACGCGAAGAATGAAATGATTTATGAGGATCTTGAACAAGTAGGAATGCTCGGATTATTAGCTGCGATCAGAAGATATGATCCGGATGTTGGAAAGTCATTTGAATCTTTCGCCATTCCAACAATCATCGGTGAAATTAAGCGATTCATCCGTGATAAGACATGGAGTGTCCATGTACCGAGAAGAATCAAAGAACTTGGCCCAAAAATCAAAAAGGCGACAGAAGTGCTAACCACCGATAACCAAAAGTCACCATCTATTAAAGAGATTGCTGAATATCTCGAGGTTTCAGAAGAAGAAGTACTGGAAACGATGGAAATGAGCCAGAGCTATAATGCTTTATCAGTGGACCGGAAAATTGAAGCAGATGCTGATGGCAGTGAAGTGTCGATCCTTGACTTAATTGGTAATCAGGACCAAGGGTTTGAAGATGTAGACCGTCAATTATTATTAGAAAAAATCATGCCGATTTTAAATGAACGGGAGCAAATCATTCTTAAATATACGTATTTTGAAAACAAGAGTCAGAAAGAAACGGGTGAAGTTCTAGGTATTTCGCAAATGCACGTATCCAGAATTCAGCGTCATGCCCTGAAAAAACTAAGAGAAGCATTGCTGGCAGAGAATATGGAGGCTATGCGTTAA
- the cmpA gene encoding cortex morphogenetic protein CmpA, translating to MPTWLQKQLAGAFLQKNKYQIRLLNQCWYFYCDKEQIK from the coding sequence ATGCCTACTTGGTTACAGAAACAGTTAGCAGGTGCTTTCCTTCAAAAAAATAAGTATCAAATTCGATTATTGAATCAGTGCTGGTATTTTTATTGCGATAAAGAGCAAATAAAGTAA
- the rsbW gene encoding anti-sigma B factor RsbW — MEPFDFIEMKVPAKAEYVGVIRLSTSGIANRMGFSYEEIEDLKVAVSEAMSNATEHAYENKDGGEVTIGFGLYQDRLEVMVADRGGSFDLKKVKKELGPFVNNESIEDLREGGFGLFLIEALMDKVEIKNDYGVIVLMTKYLHENEVDINDDQITTSQ, encoded by the coding sequence ATGGAACCTTTTGACTTCATTGAAATGAAAGTCCCGGCAAAAGCAGAATATGTAGGGGTTATCAGATTAAGTACTTCTGGAATAGCCAATCGCATGGGGTTTTCATACGAAGAGATTGAAGATTTGAAAGTAGCAGTGTCTGAGGCAATGTCAAACGCAACGGAACATGCCTATGAGAATAAAGATGGTGGAGAAGTAACTATCGGATTCGGCCTGTATCAGGACCGTTTAGAAGTAATGGTAGCCGACAGGGGCGGCAGTTTTGATTTGAAAAAGGTAAAGAAAGAATTAGGACCATTTGTGAACAATGAATCAATTGAAGATTTGCGAGAAGGGGGCTTTGGCCTATTCTTAATCGAAGCACTGATGGACAAAGTTGAAATCAAGAACGATTATGGTGTGATCGTGCTTATGACTAAATACCTCCATGAAAATGAGGTGGATATTAATGACGACCAAATCACGACCTCACAATAA
- a CDS encoding Tex family protein, which produces MANSEGGNALAINEEYEQLLQAVTERTKINQKSVKSVIHLLEEGNTVPFIARYRKEQTGSLDEVQIKDIQDAWQYVNTLNDRKAEVIRLIEEQGKLTDQLRIDIEKANQLQKVEDLYRPYKQKRRTRATVAKEKGLEPLAQEVYQTQNLELEVKAQEFLSEEHELHSVEDVLAGVQDIIAEWLADEPAYREYIRKQTFQKGLISATVKKAELDEKKIYEMYYEYSEAVSKIVSHRILALNRGEKEGVLKVSIDPPTEQLLTYLQKQVTLSGVSEKIREFMTQVIEDSYKRLTQPSVEREIRSALSEKAEEQAIDIFSKNLKSLLLQPPLKGKYVLGVDPAFRTGCKLAVIDDTGKVKAVDVIYPTAPKHDTKGAEAKVMKFINEYPIELIAIGNGTASRETEQFIANVIENNQLDVAYIIVNEAGASVYSASKLAREEFPDLQVEERSAVSIARRIQDPLAELVKIEPKAIGVGQYQHDVSQKKLTESLTFVVETAVNQVGVNVNTASSSLLQYVSGLNKTVANNVIKYRDENGKFTNRKQLKDIPRLGNKTYEQSIGFLRVMEGGEPLDRTPIHPESYQAAKQILKEINSSVEDLGSEKLKELINQLDKKTLANQLDIGLPTLEDILKALISPNRDPRDDLPQPLLKKNVLSMEDLQSGMELQGTVRNVVDFGVFVDIGVKQDGLVHISKMSNQFVKHPMDLVSVGDVITVWVDQVDQNKQRIALSMVND; this is translated from the coding sequence ATGGCAAATAGTGAAGGAGGAAACGCATTGGCAATTAACGAAGAATACGAGCAGCTATTACAAGCTGTGACCGAACGGACAAAGATTAATCAAAAATCAGTAAAAAGTGTTATTCACTTATTAGAAGAAGGAAATACAGTACCATTTATCGCACGTTACCGAAAAGAACAAACAGGATCACTTGATGAAGTGCAAATCAAAGATATTCAGGATGCCTGGCAATACGTCAATACATTAAATGACCGCAAAGCAGAAGTAATAAGACTGATTGAAGAACAAGGTAAGCTGACAGATCAGCTACGGATTGATATTGAAAAAGCGAATCAACTGCAGAAAGTAGAAGATCTCTATAGACCATATAAACAAAAGCGTAGAACAAGAGCTACGGTTGCCAAGGAAAAAGGATTAGAACCGTTAGCGCAAGAAGTATATCAAACACAAAATCTTGAGCTCGAAGTGAAAGCACAAGAATTTTTATCAGAAGAGCATGAATTACATAGTGTTGAAGATGTTCTAGCTGGTGTACAAGATATCATAGCTGAATGGCTTGCTGATGAACCGGCATACAGAGAGTATATTCGTAAGCAAACCTTCCAGAAAGGCTTAATCAGTGCGACTGTTAAGAAGGCAGAATTAGATGAGAAGAAGATTTATGAAATGTATTATGAGTATAGTGAAGCAGTCAGCAAGATTGTCTCGCACCGGATTCTAGCCTTAAATCGTGGAGAAAAAGAAGGAGTGCTTAAGGTTTCGATTGATCCTCCTACCGAACAACTGTTGACCTATTTACAGAAACAAGTCACTCTGTCTGGTGTTTCTGAGAAGATAAGAGAATTTATGACACAGGTGATCGAGGATAGCTATAAACGTTTAACGCAGCCATCAGTAGAACGGGAAATTCGTTCCGCTTTATCAGAAAAGGCCGAAGAACAGGCTATCGATATCTTCTCCAAAAACTTGAAAAGTCTGTTGCTGCAGCCTCCATTAAAAGGTAAGTATGTACTTGGTGTTGATCCAGCGTTTCGTACAGGCTGTAAATTGGCAGTGATTGATGACACTGGTAAAGTAAAAGCTGTTGATGTCATTTATCCGACAGCTCCGAAACATGATACTAAAGGTGCAGAAGCAAAAGTAATGAAGTTTATCAATGAATATCCGATCGAGCTTATAGCAATTGGTAATGGTACTGCGTCTCGTGAAACGGAGCAATTTATCGCTAACGTGATCGAAAACAATCAACTGGATGTAGCCTATATTATCGTTAATGAAGCAGGCGCAAGTGTATATTCAGCTTCTAAATTGGCGCGTGAGGAGTTTCCAGATTTACAGGTTGAAGAACGGAGTGCGGTTTCGATCGCCAGACGAATTCAGGATCCATTGGCAGAGCTGGTAAAAATAGAACCAAAAGCAATCGGAGTGGGCCAATATCAGCATGATGTCAGTCAAAAGAAACTGACGGAGTCACTGACATTTGTCGTGGAAACAGCGGTAAACCAAGTTGGTGTCAATGTAAATACGGCATCTTCTTCCTTATTACAATATGTATCTGGTTTGAACAAGACAGTCGCCAATAACGTGATTAAATATCGCGACGAGAATGGTAAATTTACTAATCGAAAGCAATTAAAGGATATCCCAAGACTTGGGAACAAAACGTATGAGCAAAGTATTGGTTTTTTGAGAGTAATGGAAGGTGGCGAGCCTCTAGACCGGACTCCTATACACCCTGAATCTTATCAAGCTGCTAAACAAATTTTGAAAGAGATCAACAGTTCAGTAGAGGACTTAGGAAGCGAGAAGTTAAAAGAATTAATTAATCAATTAGACAAAAAAACGTTAGCGAACCAATTAGATATTGGTTTACCAACATTAGAAGACATTTTGAAAGCTCTGATAAGTCCGAACCGAGATCCGCGTGATGACTTACCACAACCGTTGTTAAAGAAGAACGTATTATCAATGGAAGATCTTCAAAGCGGTATGGAATTGCAAGGTACTGTTAGAAATGTCGTTGACTTCGGTGTTTTTGTCGATATTGGAGTGAAGCAGGATGGTTTGGTTCATATCTCCAAAATGTCTAATCAATTCGTCAAGCACCCGATGGATCTTGTTTCTGTAGGTGATGTGATTACAGTATGGGTGGATCAGGTAGATCAGAACAAGCAACGAATAGCATTAAGTATGGTGAATGATTAA
- the thiL gene encoding thiamine-phosphate kinase yields the protein MEEFDFIQSIKPAYYRQSSVIKGIGDDAAILRHTNSDIIMTMDTMVENIHFNEKTAAPFYIGYRALAANISDIAAMGGKPVSYLVSVTVPDRWAPQELQEVYKGMKELAHAYQMDLIGGDTVSGDQLSLSITVLGIVDNGKARYRNTAKEHDIIFVTGTLGDSAYGLHLLLNEQAQEGSQYFINRHQMPTPRVSFINQSVPIERMALNDVSDGIANEANEIAASSHKGLLLDYDRIPYHELLAKYSPDNLYQWILSGGEDFELLGTVPLEDWDRLMDYANATGTMLTAIGTVVDDEKYNGKAWLRYQGDLKILDKSGYTHLKR from the coding sequence ATGGAAGAGTTTGACTTTATTCAATCGATCAAGCCAGCGTATTATCGTCAATCATCTGTTATTAAGGGCATCGGTGATGACGCTGCTATATTGAGACATACCAATAGCGATATTATAATGACAATGGACACAATGGTTGAAAACATTCATTTTAACGAGAAGACAGCTGCACCGTTTTATATCGGCTACCGTGCACTGGCAGCAAATATAAGTGACATTGCGGCAATGGGAGGAAAACCAGTCTCCTATTTAGTGTCTGTGACAGTGCCTGACCGGTGGGCACCACAAGAACTGCAAGAAGTTTATAAAGGTATGAAAGAATTAGCACATGCTTATCAAATGGATTTAATCGGTGGTGATACTGTTTCTGGTGATCAACTAAGTTTATCGATCACCGTATTAGGAATAGTGGACAATGGTAAAGCTAGATATCGTAATACTGCGAAAGAACATGATATAATCTTTGTAACTGGTACGCTTGGTGATTCCGCATACGGCTTACATCTTTTACTCAACGAACAAGCACAAGAAGGCTCGCAATATTTTATTAATCGGCACCAGATGCCAACCCCAAGAGTCTCATTTATCAATCAATCTGTTCCAATAGAACGGATGGCGTTAAATGACGTAAGTGATGGTATTGCAAATGAAGCCAATGAAATCGCAGCGTCTTCACATAAAGGGCTGCTGTTGGACTATGATCGAATCCCATATCACGAGTTACTTGCAAAGTATTCACCAGATAATCTGTATCAATGGATATTGAGTGGTGGAGAGGATTTTGAATTATTAGGCACAGTTCCACTTGAAGATTGGGATAGACTGATGGATTATGCGAATGCTACTGGCACTATGCTTACTGCAATCGGTACGGTAGTAGATGATGAAAAATATAACGGCAAAGCCTGGTTACGATATCAAGGTGATTTAAAAATCTTAGATAAATCAGGTTATACACATCTGAAAAGGTGA
- the tsaB gene encoding tRNA (adenosine(37)-N6)-threonylcarbamoyltransferase complex dimerization subunit type 1 TsaB: protein MNVLAIDTSNQILGVAVSSNGAIKAEYTANVKRNHSIGLMPAIDYVMNQAGLSPDQLDRIAVAKGPGSYTGVRIGLATAKTMAWTLQIPIVAISSLALLAHNARYAKMMVSPFFDARRGLVYTGLYEYQQGHLQELTEDQNILMEQWLEDLKQRAQPVLFLSQDLDKHQELIQEKLGDYAHFPYAVDNLPRPGVLALLAADYQESHVHELTPNYIRLVEAEANWLKEQEKNV from the coding sequence ATGAATGTGTTGGCGATAGATACTTCCAATCAGATATTGGGAGTAGCGGTGAGTTCAAATGGAGCGATAAAGGCGGAATATACAGCTAATGTAAAACGTAATCATTCGATCGGTTTAATGCCGGCTATAGACTATGTGATGAATCAAGCTGGGTTAAGCCCTGATCAATTAGATCGGATTGCCGTCGCGAAAGGACCAGGCTCTTATACCGGGGTCAGAATAGGATTGGCAACGGCCAAAACAATGGCATGGACATTGCAGATTCCAATAGTGGCGATTTCGAGTTTAGCGTTACTCGCGCATAATGCAAGATATGCAAAAATGATGGTTTCTCCTTTTTTTGATGCACGAAGGGGTCTGGTGTATACCGGGTTATACGAGTATCAACAGGGTCATTTACAAGAATTGACGGAGGACCAGAATATCTTAATGGAGCAGTGGCTAGAAGATTTAAAACAACGTGCACAACCAGTACTTTTTCTAAGTCAGGATTTAGATAAACATCAGGAGTTGATACAAGAAAAACTCGGGGACTATGCGCACTTCCCTTATGCAGTGGATAATCTTCCGCGTCCAGGCGTCCTTGCTTTATTGGCTGCAGATTATCAGGAGAGCCATGTCCATGAGTTAACGCCGAACTATATTAGGCTTGTAGAAGCTGAGGCAAATTGGTTAAAGGAACAAGAGAAAAATGTCTAG
- a CDS encoding STAS domain-containing protein — MNLNIDLVDKNEAQEVVLSGEIDAYTAPKLKEALLPLTKHEGNKIIVDLENVNYMDSTGLGVFISALKSTKEHNSEMRLVALQERVRRLFDITGLDGIINIDSTVRGGN, encoded by the coding sequence TTGAACTTAAATATAGATCTAGTAGATAAGAATGAAGCGCAGGAAGTGGTTTTGTCAGGTGAGATTGATGCCTACACAGCGCCTAAATTAAAAGAAGCATTATTACCGTTAACGAAGCACGAAGGTAATAAAATCATCGTTGATTTAGAAAATGTAAACTATATGGACAGTACTGGACTAGGCGTGTTTATCAGTGCGCTGAAATCAACAAAAGAACATAACAGTGAAATGAGACTTGTAGCGTTGCAGGAGCGAGTTCGTAGACTATTTGATATTACGGGGTTAGATGGAATTATCAACATCGACTCAACGGTGCGAGGTGGAAATTAA
- the rimI gene encoding ribosomal protein S18-alanine N-acetyltransferase, with protein MSSVEFRKMEPEDLHAVKEIDKRSFSVPWPDDIYDQELFKNTYAHYFVAVVDKKVVGFCGVWMVIDEAQITNIAIDPDYRGKGYGKGLFQYVINYAVASGIIQLSLEVRVSNLAAQKMYKKFGLQPGGIRKNYYTDNQEDALVLWVSL; from the coding sequence ATGTCTAGTGTAGAATTTCGCAAAATGGAACCAGAAGACTTACATGCGGTTAAAGAAATAGATAAGCGTTCCTTTTCGGTACCTTGGCCAGATGATATCTATGATCAGGAATTATTCAAAAACACTTATGCACATTATTTTGTAGCTGTTGTGGATAAGAAGGTAGTCGGTTTTTGCGGCGTGTGGATGGTAATTGATGAAGCACAAATTACGAATATTGCGATTGATCCGGATTACCGGGGAAAAGGATACGGCAAAGGATTATTTCAGTATGTGATCAATTACGCAGTTGCCAGTGGGATTATACAATTATCATTAGAAGTACGTGTTTCTAATCTGGCTGCACAGAAAATGTACAAGAAATTCGGTTTACAACCTGGTGGTATACGTAAAAACTATTATACTGACAACCAGGAAGATGCTTTAGTATTGTGGGTGAGTTTATGA
- a CDS encoding SpoIIE family protein phosphatase, producing MQKEGRVEVSVYQKAKKGNYYCGDSYFYHEADNKFICALADGLGSGEFAKESSQIVMDVIKENTTDSVASIMKKSNKKLVGKRGVVLGILQIDLQDKQYAYSSIGNIGLLTVTSDSTKKRNIPQAGYLSGFDRPFKIMTDDIEENMIFIMFSDGVTSKEISNSYFHNREVEQITDTFSYQYKHNVEDDDTTLIAMKYKEGPQ from the coding sequence ATGCAAAAAGAAGGTCGCGTAGAAGTATCGGTATATCAAAAAGCGAAAAAAGGTAACTACTATTGCGGTGACAGTTATTTTTATCATGAAGCCGATAATAAATTTATTTGTGCATTAGCGGATGGGCTCGGTAGCGGAGAATTTGCCAAGGAATCTTCTCAAATAGTAATGGATGTTATAAAGGAAAACACAACTGACTCGGTAGCGTCTATTATGAAGAAAAGTAATAAGAAATTAGTCGGTAAACGCGGGGTTGTTCTAGGGATTTTGCAGATCGACCTGCAGGATAAACAATATGCCTATTCATCCATTGGTAATATAGGTTTACTAACGGTTACATCTGACTCAACCAAGAAACGTAATATTCCCCAAGCCGGTTATTTGAGTGGCTTTGACCGTCCATTCAAAATAATGACGGACGATATCGAAGAGAACATGATTTTCATCATGTTCTCAGACGGAGTAACATCGAAGGAAATATCCAACAGCTATTTCCATAACCGAGAAGTAGAACAAATAACGGATACTTTTTCCTACCAGTATAAGCACAACGTGGAAGACGATGATACAACTCTAATAGCAATGAAGTATAAGGAGGGACCTCAATGA
- the tsaE gene encoding tRNA (adenosine(37)-N6)-threonylcarbamoyltransferase complex ATPase subunit type 1 TsaE, translating into MEEYIFETATEEETKRLASKLATLLRPNDVITLEGDLGAGKTTFTKGLGAGLGVTRTINSPTFTIVKEYQGEIPLYHMDVYRLENSEEDIGFDEYFNGDGITVVEWAHFIEEFLPDERLAIQMKRIDETKRKIIFQPVGHYFHSVCKELY; encoded by the coding sequence ATGGAAGAATATATATTTGAAACAGCAACTGAAGAAGAAACGAAACGATTGGCCAGTAAATTAGCTACTTTACTGAGACCTAATGATGTCATTACGCTTGAAGGTGATTTAGGCGCTGGAAAGACAACTTTTACTAAGGGACTTGGTGCGGGCCTGGGGGTTACCAGAACAATTAATAGCCCTACATTTACAATTGTAAAAGAATATCAAGGTGAAATCCCACTGTACCATATGGATGTTTACCGTCTGGAGAATAGTGAAGAAGATATCGGATTTGATGAATATTTTAATGGAGATGGAATTACGGTTGTCGAATGGGCACATTTTATCGAAGAATTTCTACCTGATGAGCGATTGGCGATTCAGATGAAAAGGATAGATGAAACGAAACGGAAGATTATTTTTCAGCCCGTTGGTCATTACTTTCATTCCGTATGTAAGGAGTTATATTAA